TACTTCCTTTCCAGCCACGCCATCGCCGCCACCATTTGCTTTGGCATGGTGGCGTTTATGGGCTCCACGCTGGTTCCCTCCTTGCAACTGCGCCTGGTCCACGTGGCGGGCGATGCCCAAACTTTATCCGCAGCGCTCAACCAATCCGCGCTCAATATCGCGAACGCGGCCGGTGCGACCATCGGCGGCATCGTCGTAGGCGCGGGCCTGGGCTACTCTGCTCCGGCGCTGGCGGGCGCCGGCTTGGCGGCCGCGGGTTGCGTTGTGTGGGCGATAACAATGTGGGACAAAAAACGCCTTGCCAATCGTGGCTAGAACTACCACCGCACACGCCTATATTCTGGAGCACCATGAGCCTTACCATCGCTAGCGTCAACGTCAATGGAATCCGCGCCGCGTGCAAGCAGCGCAACGAGAATAACCCCGGCATGAATGCCTGGTTGGAACAGACCCCGGCCGATATCGTGCTGATGCAAGAGGTCCGCGCCACCCCGGACCAAGCCAGAAAAGCCCTGGCACCCGCCCTGGAGGCGGGCTGGCACCTAGAGCTTGCCGATGCCGCCGCCAAGGGCCGCGCCGGGGTCGGCATCCTTTCCCGCACGCCGCTTGCCGATGTCGAAATCGGTTTCGGCTCCTTCACCGATGCCGGCCGCTGGATTGCCGCCACCACCCGCGATATCCGCGTGGCCTCGCTGTACTTGCCTTCCGGCGATACCGATTCGCCAAAGTTGGATGAAAAGTACCGTTTCTTGGATGAATTCGATGCCGTGCTGGCAGAAAACGCCGATAAGGACATGGTCATCGGCGGTGACTGGAATATCTGTCACCGCGCCCAGGATTTGAAGAATAATAAGGCCAACGAGAAGAAGGCCGGCCACCTGCCAGAAGAGCGCGCCTTTCTGGACCACGTCTTCGGCAGCTTCCCGGATGAGGAGCCGCAGGAGAAAAAGAACCTGGGCGAGTGGCTCGGCGTCGTGGACTACGCGGGCACGACCCCGTGGGAACCGGCCACCGCGCCGCAGTGGTTCGACGTGGCGCGCCGCCTCCACCCAGAGGCCGACGGTCCCTATACCTGGTGGACCTACCGCGGCCAGGCCTTCAATAACGATGCGGGCTGGCGCATTGACTACCAGGCCGCTACCCAGCCGTTGCTCGATCGCGCGCAGCGCACCTGGGTGGATAAGGCCCCGACCGTGGAGCAGCGTTGGTCCGATCACTCGCCGCTGCTGGTGGAATACGCCTGATGTCGCCGCTTTTTAGCGTCCTGTACGTCATCGGCATTACCGCCGAGTCCATGACCGCTGCGCTATCGGCCGGCCGGCAAAAACTCGACCTGTTCGGTGTGACGATGATCGCCTCCATCACGGCACTAGGCGGCGGCACCGTCCGCGATATCGTGCTTGCGGATCCACCGCTGACCTGGGTGGAACACCCCATCTATCTGGTCATCGTCATCGCCGCCGCCATCGTCACGGTGGGCATGTCCTTCCTCATGCACTATTTCCGCCACCTCTTCCTCATCCTCGATGCCTTGGGGCTGGCGGTCTTTTCCGTGCTGGGCACCCAGATTGCCGCGCATTTGGGTTATGGCTTCATCATCGCCTCGGTATCAGCGGTTATTTCCGGCGTCTTCGGCGGCGTGCTGCGCGATCTACTCTCAGACCGCATTCCGCTGGTATTTTCCGGCGAGTTTTATGCGGCCATCTCGATCCTCGCGGCCGGGCTGTACATGATCCTCTTGCGCGCCGGGCTATCGGAGGAACCCACGGCGATCATCACCGCCCTAGTCTGCTTTAGCGCGCGCCTTGCGGCTATCTACTTTAAGAAGGGCCTGCCCGTCTTTGAGTACCGCGACGGCGAGCAACAGATGGATCCGCGCCTGCGGCTATCGGCGCGCATCGTGCGCGATGGTGCCCGCCGGGCCAAGCGGAAGGCGGGCGCGGCCACCCGCTACGCCAGCCCGATTACCCGGCCGCTGATTCGTAACAAGCGCACCGCAAGCGATTTTTCCTCCCCGCTCAGCCTCGAGGAGCTAAATAGCAACCGGATCGCGCGGCCGACCGCTCACGCATCGATTACCCGCCCCAGTGGGAAGCACTCGCCTGGGGCGAGGGGAGTGGATGTGCAGCAGCAATGGACCTTCAACAAGGAGGATGTGGGCAGGCAAAGGACCCCCAAGCACAAGCAGTAGTGCTAGTATAAACACGTTAAAAATTTCGAAATCTGCAACGGAGAAAGTTCATGGCTCGCGCAATTATTCCTTTTGTCCTTGGCGCCGTAATCCTCGCCCTGAGCATCTGGTGGTGGACCGCTGTCGGACCGTCCTTCGCCTTCCTTGGCCCCATCGTCCTCATGGGCGTCGGCGGTGCCTTCATGGTGACCGGTTTCGCCGTCTTCATGGACATCGTCAGTCCCACCTCCCGCAAGGTCTAAGGGCGCGGTCTGGCGATGAGGGCTATCGATCTGCTTACGGACATGGCGCAACGCCCGCTCGATGCGCTCGCCGCATTGCCGGATCTGACTAACGAGACCGCCAATGCGCACTTTGGTGATCACCCGAATTCGATCACGTGGCTGCTATGGCACACCGGTCGCATGGCAGACCTGCAGCTAGCGCAACTGACTGGGGAAGAAGAGCTGTGGCAGCGCTACGACCTCGACCTGCCGGATGCCATGGGCTATGGCCAATCGGCGGAGGAAGCGCGTGCGGTGACCACGCAGGACATCGGCAAGCTCCGCAGCTATACCCAGGAAGCATTGGAGCAGGTCAAGGCGTATGTGACCTCGCTGGAGGATGACAACCTCGATGACGTGATCGATACCTCGTGGACGCCGCACGTTACCCGCGGCGTCCGGCTGGTCTCGATTTGTGATGACGCCGCACAGCATCTAGGGGCGGCCAATCAACAAGCAAAAATGACGGAGTAACATTACCTGACATGACTGATTCCACTGCATCTAATTCTGCATCCCGCGTTCTTTCCGGCATTCAGCCCACCGCTGATTCCTATCATTTGGGAAATTACCTCGGAGCGCTCAAGCAGTGGATCAACTTGCAGGAAGGCTACGATGCCTTTTACTTCATCCCGGATTTGCACGCGATTACCGTGGAGCAAAATCCGGAGGAGCTGCGCAACCGCACCATGGCTGGTGCGGCCCAGCTCATCGCACTGGGCATCGACCCAGAAAAATCCACCCTCTTTGTCCAGTCCCACGTGCCCGCCCATGCGGAGCTGACCTGGGTATTCCAGTGCCTGACCGGCTTCGGCGAGGCCTCCCGCATGACGCAGTTCAAGGATAAATCCGCCAAGCGCGGCGCCGATCGCACCTCGGTGGGTCTTTTTACCTACCCCATCCTGATGGCGGCCGATATCCTGCTGTACTCGCCGGATTACGTGCCGGTGGGCGAGGACCAGCGCCAGCACCTGGAGCTCACCCGCAATCTGGCCGAGCGCTTCAACAATAAATACGGCGAGACCTTCCACGTGCCGGAGCCGTTCATTCCAGAGGGCGCGGCGAAGATCTATGACTTGCAGGACCCGACGTCCAAGATGTCTAAGTCCGGCCCCAACCCCAAGGGCCTGGTCAACCTGCTCGATGCCCCGAAAACCTCTGCCAAGCGCATCAAGTCCGCCGTCACCGATGACCTGGGCACCGTCGGCTTCGACCGGGAAAACCAGCCGGGCGTATCGAACCTGCTGGTCATCCAATCCGCGCTGACTGGCGAGTCCATCGACTCCTTGGTGGAGAAGTACGCCGGCCAGGGCTACGGGCACCTGAAGGTGGATACAGCGGAGGCGCTTGAGGCCTTTACCACCCCGCTCAAGCAGCGCTACGACGAGCTCATGGCGGATCGTGGCGAGCTGGAGCGCATCTTGGAGCGCGGTGCCCAGGCCGCACAGGAAGTAGCGCAGCCGCTTGTCGATGCCGTCTATGAAAAAGTCGGCTTCCTTCCTCGCCCGCGCAGGTAGTAGGTACCCCTTAACCCACCCCACCGAGGGACAAGTGGGTGTTTGCCAGCTACGCTATACGAGGATAAACGCTGTGCGAACAAGAAGGGAAGCACGTGTCCACCACGCAATCCTCCTCTAAGAAGACGGACCACTACGGTATCGAGCGTGCCAACGCCGATGATCCGGGAGCGATAGATAAGGTCCGGCGTAAATCGCCCATGGTTGATCACCTCATGCGCATGCAGGAGCGCTATGCCGCAGAGGGCGGTAACCAATTTTCCGCGGGCATTACCTATTACTCGGTCCTGTCCATCTTCCCGTTGGCGATGCTGCTGGTGGCCACCATCGCCGCTGTCCTTGCTAATCGCGAGGACCTGCTCAATGACTTGCAGTCCTATATCACGGACTCCATTGACGGGAACCTCAGCGAGTCGGTCAATGAGATCTTGGATAAGGCCATTGACCAGCGCGGTGCCATGTTCGGTATCGGTGGTTTGACCACCCTGTGGTCCGGACTGGGGTGGATGAACCACCTGCGCATCGGCATTTCCGCCATGTGGGGCATCGATGCTAACGACGGTGGCTCCTTCCTGAAGAAGAAGTTCTCGGATCTGCTGGGCCTGATCGGCCTGATCGTCGCCTTCGTCGTGGCCTTCGGCGTGACCGCGGCGGGTTCCTCTGGGCTTACGCAGAAGGTCTTCGATCTGTTGGGCATCGATTCCTTCCCTGGCATGGGCTACGTGTTCTTCTTTAGTGGCCTGCTGCTGGGTCTTATCGCCAACTTCATCGTTATGTGGTGGCTGATTATGATCCTGCCGCGCACGAAGGTGCCTAAGAAATCCGGATTTATTGGCGCCGCCATTG
The window above is part of the Corynebacterium accolens genome. Proteins encoded here:
- a CDS encoding trimeric intracellular cation channel family protein, producing MSPLFSVLYVIGITAESMTAALSAGRQKLDLFGVTMIASITALGGGTVRDIVLADPPLTWVEHPIYLVIVIAAAIVTVGMSFLMHYFRHLFLILDALGLAVFSVLGTQIAAHLGYGFIIASVSAVISGVFGGVLRDLLSDRIPLVFSGEFYAAISILAAGLYMILLRAGLSEEPTAIITALVCFSARLAAIYFKKGLPVFEYRDGEQQMDPRLRLSARIVRDGARRAKRKAGAATRYASPITRPLIRNKRTASDFSSPLSLEELNSNRIARPTAHASITRPSGKHSPGARGVDVQQQWTFNKEDVGRQRTPKHKQ
- a CDS encoding YhjD/YihY/BrkB family envelope integrity protein → MSTTQSSSKKTDHYGIERANADDPGAIDKVRRKSPMVDHLMRMQERYAAEGGNQFSAGITYYSVLSIFPLAMLLVATIAAVLANREDLLNDLQSYITDSIDGNLSESVNEILDKAIDQRGAMFGIGGLTTLWSGLGWMNHLRIGISAMWGIDANDGGSFLKKKFSDLLGLIGLIVAFVVAFGVTAAGSSGLTQKVFDLLGIDSFPGMGYVFFFSGLLLGLIANFIVMWWLIMILPRTKVPKKSGFIGAAIGAVAFEAIKQLSTVIMSSATGSPAGAVFGPVIVLMIVMYLVWRVVLYISAWTATTAESLKYAHPPVPEPAVIRVRNEVREGAPAGAVFGVGAALGAAAVGVAKLFRRK
- a CDS encoding exodeoxyribonuclease III, which translates into the protein MSLTIASVNVNGIRAACKQRNENNPGMNAWLEQTPADIVLMQEVRATPDQARKALAPALEAGWHLELADAAAKGRAGVGILSRTPLADVEIGFGSFTDAGRWIAATTRDIRVASLYLPSGDTDSPKLDEKYRFLDEFDAVLAENADKDMVIGGDWNICHRAQDLKNNKANEKKAGHLPEERAFLDHVFGSFPDEEPQEKKNLGEWLGVVDYAGTTPWEPATAPQWFDVARRLHPEADGPYTWWTYRGQAFNNDAGWRIDYQAATQPLLDRAQRTWVDKAPTVEQRWSDHSPLLVEYA
- a CDS encoding DinB family protein: MRAIDLLTDMAQRPLDALAALPDLTNETANAHFGDHPNSITWLLWHTGRMADLQLAQLTGEEELWQRYDLDLPDAMGYGQSAEEARAVTTQDIGKLRSYTQEALEQVKAYVTSLEDDNLDDVIDTSWTPHVTRGVRLVSICDDAAQHLGAANQQAKMTE
- the trpS gene encoding tryptophan--tRNA ligase, translating into MTDSTASNSASRVLSGIQPTADSYHLGNYLGALKQWINLQEGYDAFYFIPDLHAITVEQNPEELRNRTMAGAAQLIALGIDPEKSTLFVQSHVPAHAELTWVFQCLTGFGEASRMTQFKDKSAKRGADRTSVGLFTYPILMAADILLYSPDYVPVGEDQRQHLELTRNLAERFNNKYGETFHVPEPFIPEGAAKIYDLQDPTSKMSKSGPNPKGLVNLLDAPKTSAKRIKSAVTDDLGTVGFDRENQPGVSNLLVIQSALTGESIDSLVEKYAGQGYGHLKVDTAEALEAFTTPLKQRYDELMADRGELERILERGAQAAQEVAQPLVDAVYEKVGFLPRPRR